In Flavobacterium enshiense, the genomic stretch AATCCCATACGGGCTTTTGTGTATTCTGAGAAGTATTCAACCACTTTATAATATTCCTGGAAGTTTGAAATCATTACGGTTTGACCTAAGGAACAAAGTAATTCGGCTCTGTCCATAAAATCTAGTTCGTCAATTTCCCCTTCAGAACGTAAATTAGACAAAGTGATTTCAAAAACTACTAAAGCATTTTCTTTTTCCACTTTTTTCTCCTGAAGGAACATTTCCAATGATTTCTCATACATGTCCATGTTTACCTTGGTAACCGGTCGGAAACTTCCTCGAAGTGCCAAAATGTTTTTCTTGTATAGTACAGCAGCCGGCAGTACGTTATTTCCGTCAGGGCCAAACATAACTGCATCAGTCATTCCGTTTTTGACCAATTGCAGACTCATTATTCGGTTGTCTACATCTTTAAAACGAGGGCCGGAGAAATTGATGGTGTCGATTTCCAATTGGTCTTTATCCAAATGGTCATATAAATAACGCAATAACTTTCTTGGGTCGTTATATTTGTAAAATGCCCCATAAATAAGGTTTACTCCTAAGATACCAAGGGTTTCCTGTTGTAATTTGGAATCGTTTTCTTTAAATCGAATATGAAGAATAATTTCGTTGTATTCTTCATTGGGTTCAACCTGGAATTTGATACCAACCCAACCATGGCCTTTAAATTGTTTTGCAAAGTCGATGGTTGTTACGGTATTCGCATAACTGAAAAACATTTTGTCCGGATGCTTTTCACGATTCAAACGTTCTTCAATTAGACGAGTTTCATGCGAAAGCATTTTGCGCAGACGGCTTTCAGTAACATAACGACCATCGTCTTCCACGCCGTAAATGGCATCACTAAAATCTTTATCATAGGCGGACATGGCTTTCGCAATAGTACCGGAAGATCCCCCGGCACGGAAAAAGTGTCTCACTGTTTCCTGTCCGGCTCCAATTTCAGCAAAGGTCCCGTAGATGTTTTTGTTGAGGTTTATTCGTAGTGCTTTATCTGCACTAGCGGGTATAACTTCAATTTCGCGATCTCCTTTTAATTTAATTTCGCCGCTTAAATTCATAATGATTCCATGTTATATTGACAAAGTTAGTAAAATAGCTATTTTTACAAAAGATAAATAATCCTATTTTTGTAAAAAACCATACAATTTTGAAAGTATATTTTTTAGGAACCGGAACTTCGCAGGGTATTCCCGTAATCGGCAGTCATCATTCGGTGTGTCTGAGCGACGATTTTAAAGATAAACGATTGCGCGTATCAGTGTGGATTCATTGGGAGGATTACTCTTATGTGATTGATTGCGGACCTGATTTCAGACAACAGATGCTGGCTTCAAAATGCCTTTCGATTGACGGAATACTGTTCACCCATGAGCATGCTGATCATACAGCGGGTCTGGATGATATCCGCCCGTTTAATTTCCGAAAAGGAGCCTTGCCTATTTTTGCGCAGAATAGAGTTCTTGTAAGTCTAAAAAAGCGCTTCGATTATATTTTTGAAACCGAAAATCGTTATCCAGGAGCTCCGTCTGTTATTGTAAATGAAATTGAAAATAATAAACCCTTCTTGATTGGAAATAAAATGGCAGAGCCAATTTCGGTCTGGCATGGAAGTTTACAGGTTTTTGGATTTAGAATAGAAGATTTCGCCTATTTGACGGATGTGAAAACCATCGATGAACCCGAAATTGAAAAGCTGAAAGGGGTTAAGGTATTGGTAATCAATGCGCTTAGGGAAGAACCGCACGCGACACATTTTAATTTGCAGGAAGCCTTGGATTTTATAGATTTGATACGGCCGGAACGCGCTTATTTAACACACATAAGCCACCTGTTAGGTTTCCATGCGGAAGTGGAGAAAAAATTGCCTAAAAATGTGTTTTTGGCCTACGATAATTTAGAAATTACTATTTAAAAATGAAAAGAGCAGTTTTATATTTATTTATTTTATCCTTGTTGTTCAATGTGTTTCAGTACATGAATTCAACAAAAATACTTAAAACACAAAGCAAAGAAATTGAAAATGCAAAGGCAAAAACCAAAATGGTAAGGGATTCATCCAATATCCTTTACAATCAGATGGTTGATGCTAATTATTTCTCTCTGGAAATGGACGATGAATCGATTAATTATTTTGAGAATTACAGCATTCCGGAACTGACAGAAAAAATTAAAAACGAAGTGCTGGCATTAAACGAGAAACCAAACGGTAATCCTTTGATTCCTTATGATCCGATTGATGGTAATAAATTCATTATCAATAAAATCAAATTATTGAATCACCGATGGATTATTGCAGATTTTTATTGCGGAAAGCTTCGTGGCGAAATTTTAATCAAATATTTCGTAAACGAAAATAAACCAACCGATTTTGAAACTGTCGAAACGATTTTACATGCCAATACCGCTCCTGTCCAATAAATTTGTAGTAAATTAGTCATTACTTAATTATTTTTTTGATATGAAATCAGCTTTATCAATAATCTTTGCAGTTATGCTGTTTACTTCCTGCGATCTTATTCTTAAGGATCATTCTAAAGATGGTGAAATTTTACTGGAGCCAAAGCCTGTAGTGCTAGGGACTGATAAAGATGAAAAAGGATGTGTGACTTCGGCTGGGTATGTTTGGTCGCAAACCAAAAACGGTTGCATTCGTGTTTTTGAAGAAGGTTTTCGATTGACTCCCTACCATTCCTCTGCAGACACAATAGATGTTGATGGAGAACAGGCGACATTAAACGCCTATGTTATCTTTAATGAAGAAAAATCTGTCGCCGAATTGTTTTTACCGGATTCTAAAAAATCCATTTTGTTACAACGGGAAAATGAAGCAGATCCTTATGTTAAAGATGATTGGAAACTGGAAGCCCAAAAAGGCTATGTTCTTAAAAAAGGCAATCAGATAGAATATGTTTCGGCTGCTGCTATAGAGAAGAAAATAACCGGCAGTGATACCGGTGAATAAAAAAAGCTCCGTATGGAGCTTTTTTTATTTATTGTTTTCTAACCAATTTTTAAAGTCATAAAAATTCTGAGGAGCCACGCCATGACCAACAGGATATTCTTTATATACGACATCCATTCCCAGGCTTTTTAAATATTCTGGTGCTTTTCTGGCCCAGTCTACAGGGATTACTTGATCGGCTGTTCCGTGTGAAATGAAGAATTTCAGCTTTCCGATATTGTTGTTTAGATAGTTTTCCTGAAGGATATCAAAATTTAGATAGCCGCTCAAGCCTACCACTCGTTGTACTTTTTCTGGATAGGAAAGCGCTACCGAATAACTTAAAATGGTACCCTGACTGAATCCAATCAAAGTTACATTTTCCGCATCTATAGGGTAGTTAGCTACTAATTCGTCTATGAATCCGGCAATTAAGTCACGGGAAGCTCTGGCTTCATCATTGTCGGAAAATTTGTTTTCATCCGCATCAAAATGAATCGCATACCATGCATTCCCATAAGGCGGAAGTGGGTAGGGCGCCCTTGCCGAAATCACAAAGTACTCTTCCGGTAATTCCTGCGCGAAGGAGAACAGATCTTCTTCATTACTTCCATAACCATGTAGTAATAACAGTAAAGGATTTTTTTCTTTTTTAACTTTTGGTTCTCTAACGAGATGATATAATGATAAATTCATGTTATGCTAAATTTTTAAACCATTTCTGGAAATACTCGCCTAATAACGGGATGACTTTCATTTCCCCCTGAATTGCTCCTACTAAGCCGTAAATCCAAAGTACGGAAAAGAAAATATAAAATGCTCCGGAAACCATCCAACTGTCAAAATTGCCTACAAAATAACCCAATACGTAGAAGGTGATATTAATTCCGAAAGCTTGACGGATATGAAAACCGGCAAACGGATTTTTGGGTTCCATATTCATGAAAATAGCAATAATGCTTCCCAAAATAGTGATGTAACTTATTATAGCGGTAGTTTTTCCTTCTTTTACAGAATTGTTTTCCATGGCGACTAGTTTAAAATTAATTGGCTGTTATTGTAGATTCCGAATGCTTTTCCTTTCATAGATTGTCCTAAAAATGCCGAGTTTTTTGATTTTGAAAGGATATTTTCTTTACCGAATTCCCAATTTCCGTTTGGAGTGAATAATGAAAGTGAGGCTTTGTTTCCTTCTTTTACTGCGATTTTTTCAATTCCGAAAACGTTTTTCCCGCTGGTTAATTTATCAATAATGATTTCCAAAGGTAACACGGTTTGCAGCGCTCCGAAAGCACTTTCCAATCCGATGGTTCCGTTTTTGGCATTGTCAAATTCCATTTTTTTGTGCTCGATATCCAACGGATTATGGTCAGAAGTAATCATATCAACTGTGCCGTCTAAAACACCTTCAATTAATGCTTTTCTGTGGTTTTCATCACGTAGAGGCGGTGTAACTTTATATCTTGTGTCAAATCCGGTTAAAACTTCATCAGTCAAGACTAAATTATGAACCGCAACGCTGCAGGAAACATTCAATCCTTTAGCTTTTGCAGCCTTAATCATTGCTACTGATTGAGCTGATGATATAGTTGGAATATGCATTTTTCCGCCCGTATATTCCAATAAAAACAAGTTTCTGGCAATTTCAAGTTCTTCTGCCAAAGCCGGAATTCCTTTTAGTCCTAAGCGTGTGCTTACCAAACCTTCATGAACCACTCCGTTTCCTCTGGTGGTTTTATCCTGACAGTAAGCCAGTACCAATCCATCGAAATCCTGAACATACTGTAAGCCAATCTTCAATATATTAGCATTATCAGAATTCTTGTTATAGTCTCCAAAAGCAACGGCTCCTGCATTTTTCATATCAAACATTTCAGCCAAATCGGTGCCTTCGCTGTTTTTGGTAAAAGCTCCGATAGGGTGTAATTTTGTGGCGAATCCGTTCGCTTTATTGAGTACGAAACTCACCTGCGATTGATTGTCGATCACAGGAAAAGAATTAGGCTGTAAAGCGATATTGGTAAAACCGCTTTTTGCTGCTGTTGAAAGTCCGTTCGCAATAGTTTCTCGGTCTTCAAATCCAGGTTCGCCAAAGGAAACCGATGCATCAAACCAACCTTGAGAAACGTGAAGGTCATCTAATTCAATTTCTTCAAGGTTATCTTCGTTGGAAAGGTTTTGACCTATTTTTACTATGATTCCGTCGATAATTTTGATGTCGGCTTTCTGATTGTGAAAAGCACTTTCTTTATCGATAATGGTTGTGTTTTTTAAAATTACGTTCATTTTACGAATTTTTGTATCAGTAGTTCGAGTACTAAAAATAGTAGTGTTGCCAGTATAAAATAGTTCCATACTTCGTTGCCGGTTCGGGCCGAATGGATGTCGTTAAAAACGGCTTCCACAGAAGTAACGGAAGTAAAATTATCAAATATATTGTCGTTTGTCAAACTCAGGTTGCTTTCGGTTCTGGGATGGTTGAAACTGATTTTTTTCATCACATCTTTGCCCTTCATCACAGAGAAATTACCCGATTGCTCCGGATAATCACCAAAAGTCAATTTGATTTTGTTGTTTAGGATTTGCTGCATCGGGATGAAATCGGAGTTGTCATTTGCAATGGTAACAACTTCGTCTTTAGATAATAATGCGTCTAGAACTAAATTTTGGTTTTCACCAATGGTAAATGCTGAAATACCTGTTTTCTGGTCGTTTTGTCCCATATTAAAGAAAGTAGGAACGATCAATGGCGAATTCCGGAAATTACTGTTTGTTTTGTTTATCGGAGCCGAGAAAACGTATAAGTTTCCTATTTTATTGGTTGCCGAACCCAGGAAAAATGATTGGTCAGCATAACTTAAAACGGGAGAAGCTTTGCTGTTTACGCTAAATGCTGCGTTTACTTTCGGATACTGAAAATTATCAGTTCTTTTTTCGAATACGGTTTGGTATAACGGATGAGTGAATGCAATTTTCGTAATCTGTTTTTCCTGATTTTGAAGAGAGCCGAATTGAATACCACTGAAATTACCTAAAAAAGCGTTCAGGTTTTGAGTTGTACTTTCTGCGGACGGAATCAAAACCACGTTACCGCCTTTTTCATAAAAAGCTTTTAGCGTAGTGGTTAATGCCTGCGGAATGTCTTTGATTTCATTCAAGATAATAATATCTTGTTTTTCAATTGCGTTGTAATCCAGTCCGTTGAGTTCTGTTGTTATGAGATTGAATTCATCAGGAGTATAAATTCGGGAAAGGAAATTGTTTTTCTGGCTTTCGCCGATGACAATAACGTTTGATTTTTCAGGCTTAGATATGCTGAAATAGTAGGAATTGTCGTAATTCAGGCTATTGTCCTCAATGGCTACATATCCATGGAAGTCCTTTTTGGGTAAATTAAATTGAACTGATTTCTTATTGTCTTCCAGTTTTACCACTGTTTTGGCCACCAGGTTTTTTCCGTTGTAAACCGACATCGGAATATCCTTTTCCAGTTCGCCAAATCCTTTTACGTCAACCTTTATTTCATAAAACGTTTCCGATTGGCCTGATATGGAAACCCCGTCAATACTCGCATTGTTTTTGTGTTCTGCAGATGGAATCCAATAATAAACCGGTGAGTTCTCACTAAGTTTTTCAAGATTCTTTGATTGCACGTTAACGGCATCGGTAATGACGAAAATATCCTTAGGCACATTGTGCTTTTTGGTTTCGATTTTGGTCAACAGGAAATCCAGTTGAAAAGGAGTAGAGCTGTATTGAAGGTTTTGCAGGTCTTTCTGGATTGATTTGATATCGGTATCCCAAAAAGTTTCGGTGTTGGTTACCAATGAAAAACGTTGGTCGCCGGGGGTGTCTTCCAATAACTCCTGAATAGAACGTTTTAATAATTCGCCACGGCTTCCTTTGGCCTGCATGGAAAAGGAGTTGTCCAGGATGATAATCATTTCGTTCCCGGAATGCTGACTGTCTTTTGCTTTAAAAAACGGTTGGGCGAAAGCAATAATCAAACATGCCAGCAGGAGCAAACGGGTTGCCAATAAAAGCCATTTTTTGATTTTCGAACTTTTTCGCGTTTGAATGCTAAGTTCTTTCAGGAAGCGAACATTGGTAAAATATTCGGTTTTAAAGCGTCGTAATTGAAACAAATGCACCAAAATTGGTATTACCAATAAAAAAAGGAAATACAGAATTTCGGGATGTTTGAATTGCATTTATTTTTAAAGATTTTTCAAAGATAACTATTTTTTAGTAATCACTCGCAGTCATATTTAAGTTTTCAGTCACAGTCGCAGTCGTAGTTTTTAGGTTTTTACTACTTGCTATAACTGTTTACTTAGACTGAAATCTGAGACTATTTCTTTTTTCTCTTCGCCGCACGTTTTCGTTCCACAGCACGATTGGTTGGTTTTGTTTTTCTTGGTTTTACTTTTCCGGGTCCGCCAAGATTGACCTGTTTATTCTTATCCGATTTCTCATGAAATGCAGCGCCACCTTCCAGTTTTACTTTTTTCATCAGGAATTTGACTTTCTTCTTGTCTTTTTCAAATTCCAATCGTTTTTCTTCGATTTTTACCTCTTCCGGAATCGGTAGGATTTGCAGTTCTTTTTCCATCAAAAGTTCGGCTTCCACCTGGAATTCTTCCTCTGTCGGCGCAATCATACTTATCGCGATACCTTCTTTATCGGCACGACCGGTACGTCCAATACGGTGTATGTATTGCTCGGGGACTTCCGAAAACTGCATGTTGATTACATGTGTAATATCTGAAATATCCAAACCACGCGCCATGATATCGGTAGTTACGATTCCACGAATTTCACCCGCCTGAAAGCTGGCCATCGTGTTCAAACGGTAATTTTGAGATTTATTGGAATGGATTACTCCAAACTGTCCAGGAAAATCTTCTTCGAGATGCTCCATTAAAATATCGGCAACTCTTTTGTTATTGATGAAAAGAAGGATGCGTTCCAAGGATTCGTCCTGCGTTAACAAATGTTTCAGCAAGTTGATTTTCGTAAGGAAATTGGGAACGTTATAAGCGAATTGCTGGATTTTCTCCAATGGTGTTCCCGATTGTGCCAGGGATACTTCTTCAGGAAAATCAAAAAACTCTTCCAAAATCTCATCAACTTCATCGGTCATGGTTGCCGAAAAAAGAATGTTTTGGCGTTTTGGACGCATCATTGCAAGGATGGAAGTAATCTGGAAACGGAAACCTAAATTCAGGATTTCATCGAACTCGTCAATTACCAATTTCTGCATTTCATCGAAACGAACCACATTGTCAAGGGCCAAGTCCATCATACGTCCTGGTGTTCCCACTAAAATGTCAACTCCTTGATATACTGATGTTTTTTGTGTATTGATGTTTACACCCCCATAAACTCCCAATACACGAACCGACATGTATTTGGTTAGTTTTTCCACTTCTTCCGCAACCTGAACTACCAGTTCACGTGTGGGAACGATAATAACAACTTTAGGCGTATGCGTCGGAGTAAATTTCCATTGTTTTAGAATGGGAAGTAAATAAGCATACGTTTTACCGGTACCGGTTTGCGCAATTCCCATTACATCCCTTCCCGACATAATTACCGGAAAAGATTTTACCTGAATAGGCGTAGGCGTAGTTATGCCTAAGTCGTCTATTGCTTTTTGTAGGGATTTTGGAAGATTGAATTGCTCGAAAGTACTCATAAAACGTATATTTTGTGCAAAGATACGATTTCTGAGTCAGTTATTGCCAATTGGTTGTTAATGTCGTGAATTGGGCATTATTCAGGGTAAGAAAAGATAAGATTATTTTATGGTTCTTAAAAACCTTCAAAAACGCCTAATCCAAATAAAGCGAAATCATATTTTACAGGATCTATAGGGTCGAGCTGCCTCAGATTTGTGTCTAGCTCTAAAAGTGCCTTGGCATCATTTTGTTTTCGTGTAAGCAATTCCAGTTTTCGGGCAACATTTCCCGAATGCACATCCAAAGGACATGAAAGTTTGGAAGGAGCGATGCTTTTCCAGATCCCGAAGTCGACACCCTTGTTGTCTTTCCGGCACATCCAGCGCAGATACATGTTGATTCTTTTGGCGGCAGAACCACTCAGAGGATTCGGTAAATGTTTTTCGGTTCGGGTTAAGTGATTGATTTCGAAGAATGTTTTTTTGAACTCGGATATGCTTTTCTGCATAGAGTTTTCTTCCTGATGCAAGGCAAAAGCGGTTTCCAGTCCGCCGTGATTTTTGTAAATGTTTTGCAGACTTTTGATGAATCCGATAAAATCTTGTCCATTGAATGTTCGATGTACAAAATTTTCAAGACGCTCCAAGTCTTTTTCGGTATGGCTCATCACGAAATCAAAAGGCGAATTTCCCATCAGATCCATTTTCTTTTGGGCATTTCTGATAATCATCTTACGGTTGCCCCAGGCAATGACCGAAGCCAGAAAACCGGCAATTTCAATATCTTCTTTCAAAGTATAGGAATGCGGAATCTGTATCGGATCACTTTCGATAAAATTCGGATTATTGTACAGTTCGACTTTCTCGTCGAGGAAAGATTTTAATTCAGAGTGATCCAAAGTTTGATAGAATAAAAGAGGCAATAGACAATAAGTTTATAGAGAAGATTGGAGAAAATCCATCCCAAAACTCATAACTAATGTAAAGGTCGGATTACTTCATTTCGGATATTACCATCGACCATTATCAGTTTTCTGTCGGCCATATTTGCCAATTCCTCGTTATGCGTCACAATTACGAAAGTTTGCCCGAATTCGTCTCTAAGTTTGAAAAACAACTGATGCAGATTTTCGGCTGAATGTGTATCTAAATTTCCTGAAGGTTCGTCGGCAAAAATAACTGCCGGTTTGTTAATTAAAGCTCTGGCAACAGCAACACGTTGTTGTTCCCCGCCTGAAAGTTCGCCCGGTTTATGGTCGTATCGGTGTGATAAGCCTAAATAATCCAATAAACGTTTTGCTTCCTCTTCGATTTCTTTTTTGTCTTTTCCTGCGATGAAAGCTGGAATACAAACGTTCTCAAGTGCCGTAAATTCAGGTAAAAGTTGATGAAACTGGAAAATGAATCCCAATTGTAAATTTCGGAATTTGGAGATGGCCCTATCGCTCATCTTCAGAAGATTTTCACCGTTGATGAACAATTCGGTTTCTTTCTCTGCAGTCGGCTTGTCGAGTGTACCCATAATTTGTAGCAAGGTAGTTTTTCCAGCCCCTGAAGCTCCAACGATTGATACGACTTCTCCTTTTTTGATATGAAGATTTACCCCTTTAAGGACATGCAGTTTGTCGAAATATTTATGGATGTTTTTTACCTTGATCATCATTCTCAATTTGTACAAAGAAACGAAGATTTGGCAAACTATTAAATCCAACCGTCCATAAAATTCGTAAGTGTGTTTATAAAGTTTAGTTAAAGAGACTTTGATGTTTAGTTATATAGGTATATTTGATAAACAAAATTGAGACTATGAAAAGTTTATTTTTTAGTTGTTTTGCGCTTGTTTTTATGTCTTGCGAAGGTAAAGACAAAGACAAGGTTGGTAGTGTCAGTAAAGAAAAAGAAATTGTGGTTATGGATAATCAAAAGCATGAAAAAGCAACATTTGCAGGCGGATGTTTCTGGTGTACGGAAGCACTTTTTTTGGAATTAAAAGGAGTGGAGAAAGTGATGCCGGGATATACTGGAGGAACGATTAAAAATCCATCTTATGAAGAAGTGTGTACAGGAACTACCGGTCATGCTGAAGCTATTCAAATTATTTATAACCCGGATTTGATTTCTTACGAAGATTTATTGGAGGTTTTTTTCGGGACACATGATCCTACAACGTTAAACCGCCAAGGAGCTGATATTGGTACGCAATACAGAAGTGAAGTATTTTACCATTCGGAAGCACAGCAAAAAGCGGCTGAGAATTTTATTCAGTTGTTGAACGATCAAAATTTCTATGGTAAAAAAGTGGTGACAAAAGTTTCCGCTGAAAAGGAATTTTATCCGGCGGAAGATTATCATCAGAATTATTACAACCGAAATAAAAATCAGGGATATTGTGTGGCAGTTATCAGTCCGAAATTGGACAAACTGAAAAAAAACTACAAATCGAAACTGAAATAAAGCCAAACCGATTTGTTAGGTTTATTTGAAAAGCAGTGAAAGAAGTGTGGTTTGAATTTTGGCATCGGATTTTTGCATGCATTGTAAAAACATCTAAATGACAGATACAGATATAGTAAAAACAGAAAAGAGTTCGCGAAACCGAAACCTGATTTTAGGTGTTATTTTCGATTTGATTGGATATGCTTCTTATGGGGTTCCGTTTTTAGCTGAAATTACCGATGTGGTCTGGGCTCCGATAGCTGGATTTGTATTGTCGCGTATGTATAAAGGAACTGTGGGAAGAGTAGGGGGTGTTTTAGAATTCGTGGAAGAGTTAATTCCGGGAACGGATTTCATACCGACATTTACGTTAACATGGATATATACTTATCTGATAAAGAAAGAGGAAAAGTAAACAGAAGGAGGCTTATTGGTCTCCTTTTTTATTTTCGAACGCGTCGGCAATAAACCCAAGTTTCATTCCGCGTAACATTTTGAAAACAAAATTTTTAAAGAAAGTATGTTGCCCAAATATTGTTCCGATAAGAACAAGCAAAACTTTATACACAGGTAAAATTATCAGGATATAAAGCGTCCAGTAAAATATCGGATGCAAATTATCTCTGGTAATACCTAACCATGTAAGAATGGGCTTCGAAAGAAAGGAAGCAG encodes the following:
- a CDS encoding TonB-dependent receptor — translated: MNLSGEIKLKGDREIEVIPASADKALRINLNKNIYGTFAEIGAGQETVRHFFRAGGSSGTIAKAMSAYDKDFSDAIYGVEDDGRYVTESRLRKMLSHETRLIEERLNREKHPDKMFFSYANTVTTIDFAKQFKGHGWVGIKFQVEPNEEYNEIILHIRFKENDSKLQQETLGILGVNLIYGAFYKYNDPRKLLRYLYDHLDKDQLEIDTINFSGPRFKDVDNRIMSLQLVKNGMTDAVMFGPDGNNVLPAAVLYKKNILALRGSFRPVTKVNMDMYEKSLEMFLQEKKVEKENALVVFEITLSNLRSEGEIDELDFMDRAELLCSLGQTVMISNFQEYYKVVEYFSEYTKARMGLTMGVSNLIDIFDEKYYRHLSGGILEAFGKLFYRDLKVFLYPMESEDGEILTSQNLKVHPRMKELYKFFAYNGKVLDITDFDKDHLKIFSREVLKMISKGKKGWEDMLPEGIAELIKKKNLFGYNEETILEENTTK
- a CDS encoding DUF6787 family protein; this encodes MSNLKQRWGIKSNWQMTIIFIVFAITGTTASFLSKPILTWLGITRDNLHPIFYWTLYILIILPVYKVLLVLIGTIFGQHTFFKNFVFKMLRGMKLGFIADAFENKKGDQ
- a CDS encoding ABC transporter ATP-binding protein translates to MIKVKNIHKYFDKLHVLKGVNLHIKKGEVVSIVGASGAGKTTLLQIMGTLDKPTAEKETELFINGENLLKMSDRAISKFRNLQLGFIFQFHQLLPEFTALENVCIPAFIAGKDKKEIEEEAKRLLDYLGLSHRYDHKPGELSGGEQQRVAVARALINKPAVIFADEPSGNLDTHSAENLHQLFFKLRDEFGQTFVIVTHNEELANMADRKLIMVDGNIRNEVIRPLH
- a CDS encoding DEAD/DEAH box helicase, which translates into the protein MSTFEQFNLPKSLQKAIDDLGITTPTPIQVKSFPVIMSGRDVMGIAQTGTGKTYAYLLPILKQWKFTPTHTPKVVIIVPTRELVVQVAEEVEKLTKYMSVRVLGVYGGVNINTQKTSVYQGVDILVGTPGRMMDLALDNVVRFDEMQKLVIDEFDEILNLGFRFQITSILAMMRPKRQNILFSATMTDEVDEILEEFFDFPEEVSLAQSGTPLEKIQQFAYNVPNFLTKINLLKHLLTQDESLERILLFINNKRVADILMEHLEEDFPGQFGVIHSNKSQNYRLNTMASFQAGEIRGIVTTDIMARGLDISDITHVINMQFSEVPEQYIHRIGRTGRADKEGIAISMIAPTEEEFQVEAELLMEKELQILPIPEEVKIEEKRLEFEKDKKKVKFLMKKVKLEGGAAFHEKSDKNKQVNLGGPGKVKPRKTKPTNRAVERKRAAKRKKK
- a CDS encoding TIGR02757 family protein — encoded protein: MDHSELKSFLDEKVELYNNPNFIESDPIQIPHSYTLKEDIEIAGFLASVIAWGNRKMIIRNAQKKMDLMGNSPFDFVMSHTEKDLERLENFVHRTFNGQDFIGFIKSLQNIYKNHGGLETAFALHQEENSMQKSISEFKKTFFEINHLTRTEKHLPNPLSGSAAKRINMYLRWMCRKDNKGVDFGIWKSIAPSKLSCPLDVHSGNVARKLELLTRKQNDAKALLELDTNLRQLDPIDPVKYDFALFGLGVFEGF
- a CDS encoding dihydroorotase, coding for MNVILKNTTIIDKESAFHNQKADIKIIDGIIVKIGQNLSNEDNLEEIELDDLHVSQGWFDASVSFGEPGFEDRETIANGLSTAAKSGFTNIALQPNSFPVIDNQSQVSFVLNKANGFATKLHPIGAFTKNSEGTDLAEMFDMKNAGAVAFGDYNKNSDNANILKIGLQYVQDFDGLVLAYCQDKTTRGNGVVHEGLVSTRLGLKGIPALAEELEIARNLFLLEYTGGKMHIPTISSAQSVAMIKAAKAKGLNVSCSVAVHNLVLTDEVLTGFDTRYKVTPPLRDENHRKALIEGVLDGTVDMITSDHNPLDIEHKKMEFDNAKNGTIGLESAFGALQTVLPLEIIIDKLTSGKNVFGIEKIAVKEGNKASLSLFTPNGNWEFGKENILSKSKNSAFLGQSMKGKAFGIYNNSQLILN
- a CDS encoding alpha/beta hydrolase, translated to MNLSLYHLVREPKVKKEKNPLLLLLHGYGSNEEDLFSFAQELPEEYFVISARAPYPLPPYGNAWYAIHFDADENKFSDNDEARASRDLIAGFIDELVANYPIDAENVTLIGFSQGTILSYSVALSYPEKVQRVVGLSGYLNFDILQENYLNNNIGKLKFFISHGTADQVIPVDWARKAPEYLKSLGMDVVYKEYPVGHGVAPQNFYDFKNWLENNK
- a CDS encoding hydrolase — encoded protein: MKRAVLYLFILSLLFNVFQYMNSTKILKTQSKEIENAKAKTKMVRDSSNILYNQMVDANYFSLEMDDESINYFENYSIPELTEKIKNEVLALNEKPNGNPLIPYDPIDGNKFIINKIKLLNHRWIIADFYCGKLRGEILIKYFVNENKPTDFETVETILHANTAPVQ
- a CDS encoding vWA domain-containing protein; the protein is MQFKHPEILYFLFLLVIPILVHLFQLRRFKTEYFTNVRFLKELSIQTRKSSKIKKWLLLATRLLLLACLIIAFAQPFFKAKDSQHSGNEMIIILDNSFSMQAKGSRGELLKRSIQELLEDTPGDQRFSLVTNTETFWDTDIKSIQKDLQNLQYSSTPFQLDFLLTKIETKKHNVPKDIFVITDAVNVQSKNLEKLSENSPVYYWIPSAEHKNNASIDGVSISGQSETFYEIKVDVKGFGELEKDIPMSVYNGKNLVAKTVVKLEDNKKSVQFNLPKKDFHGYVAIEDNSLNYDNSYYFSISKPEKSNVIVIGESQKNNFLSRIYTPDEFNLITTELNGLDYNAIEKQDIIILNEIKDIPQALTTTLKAFYEKGGNVVLIPSAESTTQNLNAFLGNFSGIQFGSLQNQEKQITKIAFTHPLYQTVFEKRTDNFQYPKVNAAFSVNSKASPVLSYADQSFFLGSATNKIGNLYVFSAPINKTNSNFRNSPLIVPTFFNMGQNDQKTGISAFTIGENQNLVLDALLSKDEVVTIANDNSDFIPMQQILNNKIKLTFGDYPEQSGNFSVMKGKDVMKKISFNHPRTESNLSLTNDNIFDNFTSVTSVEAVFNDIHSARTGNEVWNYFILATLLFLVLELLIQKFVK
- a CDS encoding MBL fold metallo-hydrolase encodes the protein MKVYFLGTGTSQGIPVIGSHHSVCLSDDFKDKRLRVSVWIHWEDYSYVIDCGPDFRQQMLASKCLSIDGILFTHEHADHTAGLDDIRPFNFRKGALPIFAQNRVLVSLKKRFDYIFETENRYPGAPSVIVNEIENNKPFLIGNKMAEPISVWHGSLQVFGFRIEDFAYLTDVKTIDEPEIEKLKGVKVLVINALREEPHATHFNLQEALDFIDLIRPERAYLTHISHLLGFHAEVEKKLPKNVFLAYDNLEITI
- the msrA gene encoding peptide-methionine (S)-S-oxide reductase MsrA: MDNQKHEKATFAGGCFWCTEALFLELKGVEKVMPGYTGGTIKNPSYEEVCTGTTGHAEAIQIIYNPDLISYEDLLEVFFGTHDPTTLNRQGADIGTQYRSEVFYHSEAQQKAAENFIQLLNDQNFYGKKVVTKVSAEKEFYPAEDYHQNYYNRNKNQGYCVAVISPKLDKLKKNYKSKLK
- a CDS encoding DUF4870 domain-containing protein produces the protein MENNSVKEGKTTAIISYITILGSIIAIFMNMEPKNPFAGFHIRQAFGINITFYVLGYFVGNFDSWMVSGAFYIFFSVLWIYGLVGAIQGEMKVIPLLGEYFQKWFKNLA